The sequence AATGTCGAGATACCTAGTAGCTGCAGTCGTTGTATTGGCATTCCCGCGACGATAATTGATAATCAACGGGTTCGTATCGATATTGATTGTAGCAGTATAGATTTGATCAGACGGAAGAATGAACAGGAATGATATCTCTACTTGACGGTAGAGAGTCACCTCTGGCACGGGAAGGCTCAATGTGCCGCTCAGCGTATCAGTAGTGTTTCCATTGACATCGCTGATAGTCGCGCGATCCGTGCCAATAATCTCAAGATAGTTCGCGGGGAGACTTTCCGGAAGGTCTTGAACGCTGCTGGTGATAACCACAGACTGTTGTGGGGGTTGGAGCGAACAAGATCCGCTACCTTGCAAAGCAACAAGAATGCACCTCTGTACCGCGGGGTTAGCCGTCATCCCCATATGCTCAGCATCACCATCACCAGCTTGTTCACGGACGATCCAGAGCGTGGCCGTGGGATGGGATCATTGAGATTAGAACGCGCTATACGCGTCGCACTGAGGGGAGGAACAGTATTGTCACCTCGAGTTGGAAGAGTCTCAAACTGCTGGATTATCTTGCATTCGCCGAGACCAGAGTTAAGGCATCTTTCAGTCGCGCGTACTTGGCCGATTGTATTATCGATTTCTTCGAGTCCGATAATATGGAAGTAGCGGATCCCTTTCCCGCTCAGGCGCCAATCATCCTGATCGAGGGTATGGAAGGCTCGATTGATTGTTCTTGGATTATTGGGGTATCTTCTATTGACAAAGTTGACGAAATCTTCATACGAAACAAACGTGTCGTAGGCAGTACCATTACCATTGATGTTCCAGCCATTCTCAATAAACGGACGTCCGCCAAGGGTAAAATTAATGTTCGCTGGGTAATAGCTGAGCGACTGCAGGCGATGCCTGTGCGATGCCTCTCAATGCCAACCGCTGTTTCCAAAGGGGGATATCATCAAAGATATGACCAGTTTCAAGCGTATATATCGTCTTAGGCGCTCCAAGCCAAGGTGATCCAATCGAGACAAGCGTAGCGACTAGTGGATTGGGGAATTGAGCGATATAGCGTCGAGCAATCAATCCTCCCATGCTGTGCGCCAGAATATCCACCTTTTCGGCGCCAGTCAGTTCTTTGATACATGTTATGAACTGACTCAGGTTAGCTATATTAACATCATTATTCTGGCGCCAATCGTAGGCAAAGACGAATAGGGTGATATCGGTCTGGCGCTCTGACCTTGCTTGTTGACACCGCTCGAGCGGTGTACGGGTAAAGTCGGGCGGGTATTCCTTGTAGCCTGCGGTTTCGGTCAGGTAAGTATGCAGGCTCTGGTACGGGTTCATTGGACTGCCAGTCATGTATGTTGCAATTATGTCGGGTGCGTGGATATTCTCGATCAGGTTGCGCGTCGAAGAGGGGTCTCTAGGCATCTCCGCAACCCATAGTTCCCTTTGGGAGGTTGTGTGGTAAAGTCTACTTCCCATAATCCCCGGAATAAAGATCAGCGGACGCCAAGACACTCCCTCGCCCCGCACCACCACCTCGACCCAGAACGGATCGCCGAACAGCCCATTCGGACCCCGCAGCCGATAGGTCGCGCGGTAGGTTCCCGGCGTGGCCGGCGCGGTGAACGTCGCCCCCACCTCGACGGTCGCGCCGGCCGCGCCAGAGATGGGGAAGGTTGCCGGGCCGTAGTCGCCGCTAATGCGCTCAGCCTGGTAGCCACTCCAACTAGTCGTGCCGCAGTTTTGCAGCCGCCAGCGCTTCGCGAAGACCTGCCCCGGATTGACCGCCGTGCCGTCGGGGTAGTTCACATCGGCGACAAAGCGGGCGCAGGGTGTGACGACGCCCCCGCCCGATCCCACCACTGTCACCGGCACGGAGCTGTAACCGGCAGAGCCGTCGCCAAGCTGTCCTTCCCAGTTGACGCCCCAGCAGCGTGCTGTCCCATCCCGCAGCAGCGCGCAGGTGTGATACTCACCTGCCGTAATTGCGGCCGCGTCGCTCAACCCACTGACCGTTACTGGCGTCCGATAATCGGTCGTCGTGCCGTCGCCGAGCTGGCCGTACCAGTTGGCGCCCCAGCAGCGCGCCGTGCCATCGGTCAATACCGCACAGGTGTGCCGGTTGCCCGCCGCGATAGCGATGGCCCCGCTCAACCCGCTGACCGCCACTGGCGTCTGTGGCAAGACCCACCTGTCGCCGCCATCGCCAAGCTGTCCTTCCCAGTTGGAGCCCCAGCAGCGCGCCGTGCCGTCGCGCAACAGCGCGCAGGTGTGGTATTCACCCGCCGTAATGGTGACCGCGCCACTCAACCCGCTCACCGCCACTGGTGTCGGGCGGCTGCCCGTCGTGCCGTTGCCGAGCTGGCCATAGTCGTTGGCGCCCCAGCAGCGCGCGGTGCCGTCGCCCAGCAGCGCGCAGGTGTGCCTCCGTCCTGCCGTAATGGCGACCGCGCCGCTCAACCCGCTCACCGCCACCGGCGTCAGGCGATTGGTTGTCGTGCCGTCGCCAAGCTGTCCTTCCCAGTTGTAGCCCCAGCAGCGCGCCGTACCGTCGGTCAACACCGCACAGGTGTGAGCGCCGCCCGCCGCGATAGCGACCGCGCCGCTCAACTCGCTCACCGCCACTGGCGTCAGGCGATAGTAGATCGTTGTGCCATCGCCGAGCTGGCCATAGTCGTTGGCACCCCAGCAGCGCGCTGTCCCATCCCGCAACAGCGCGCAGGTGTGATCCCAGCCAGCTGCGATGGCAACTGCACTGTTCAACCCGTTGACCGCCACTGGCATTGGGCGATCAGTCGTCGTAATGTCGCCGAGCTGGCCGGAGTCGTTGCGCCCCCAGCAGCGCGCCGTATCGTCGCGCAGCAGCGCGCAGGTGTGCCTCTCGCCCGCCACGATAGCGACGGCCCCGTTCAACCCGCTCACCGCCACTGGCGTCAGGCGTCTGTCCGACGCGCCGTTGCCGAGTTGACCAAAGGAGTTGTAGCCCCAGCAGCGCGCCGCGCCGTCGTTTAGCAGCGCGCAGGTGTGTTCCCCGCCCGCCGCGATGGCGACCGCGCCGCTCAACCCGCTGACCGCCACCGGCGTCAACCGGCCGCTCGTCGTGCCGTCACCGAGCTGGCCATACTCGTTGGCGCCCCAGCAGAGCGTTGTGCCGTCGCCCAACACCGCGCAGGTATGAATCGATCCTGCCGTGATGGCGACCGCGCCGCTCAGCCCGCTTACCGCCGCTGGCGTCGGGCGATAGTAGATCGTCACGCCGTCGCCGAGCTGCCCAGATAAGTTGCTACCCCAGCAGCGCGCCGCGCCGTTGCGTAGCAGCGCGCAGGTGTGCGCGCCGCCCGCCGCGAGGGCGACCGTGCCGCTCAACCCGCTGACCGCCGCTGGCGTCAGGCGATTGGTTGCCGTGCCGTCGCCAAGCTGGCCGGAGTCGTTACGCCCCCAGCAGCGCGCCGTACCGTCGCCCAGCGGCGCACAGGTGTGAGAGCCGCCCGCTGTGATAGCGACCGCGCCGCTTAACCCGCTCACTGCCATCGGCGTCCAGCGGTCGGTCGTCGTGCCATCGCCGAGCTGGCCATAGTCGTTGTCGCCCCAGCAGCGCGCCGTGCCGTCGTTTAGCAGCGCGCAAGTGTGATTGTTACCTGCCGTGATGGCGACTGCGCTGCTCAGCCCGCTCACTGCCACCGGCGTCAGGCGATTGGTTGTCGTACCATCGCCGAGCTGGCCGTAGTAGTTGGCGCCCCAGCAGCGGGCCGTGCCATCGCTTAGCAGCGCGCAGGTGTGCGCGTCGCCTGCTGCAATGGCGACCGCGCCGTTCACCCCGCTCACTGCCACCGGCGTCAGGCGATTGGTTGCCGTGCCGTCGCCGAGCTGATCAGCCCGGTTGGCGCCCCAGCAATAGACGAGACCCGCGTTCGTCAATCCACAGGTGTGATTTGCGCCCGCCTCGATCTGCACGAAACTGATCGTCTGCGTCGTCACGATGTGCTGCAGCGCCGTCGCTGGCGGTTCATCGCTCTCCGTTGCCGCTGGCGCCGCTGCTGCCGTCGGCGCACCGGCGGGCAGCGGAGATGGCGTGGCGAATGCGGTGAGCACGAGCACGAGCAGTAGTATGGCAGCGCATACAGCGGAACGGCGCATGGCGAACCTCCTCGGGAAGATCGTCGCTCATTTGCGGGTGGCGCGTGTGAACATCGTGATGCGAGCACGGATTGCCACGGATGCGACGGATCCCCACGGATCTGCCGGTGATGGAAGGCGACCAATCCGCGACGATCCGTCTCGATCTGCCCGAATCCGTGGGCTTCCAGGCGCCCACAGACTGCCCGCCTCCCCCCTGCACCCGAACACCGTGCTATACTATATGCTCAACACACATATGTGCCATTACTGGATTTCTTTCAAAGGCAGACGCAAAGGTTCAACGTCGCGCAATCCATACTTTTTACCTTTGCGTCTGTGCGTCAACCTTTCTCATGCAACCCTTCAGGCGGCTGCACAGGCGTATGCAGATGCCGACCAGCTTCGCTCGTGCTGGAAGCAGTCATCTCTGCAGCGTCCTCCGACTCGTTGCAGCGGCAATCGGCGCTGTGATCATACCATCGAGACTTGTAGAGGAAATGACAAGGTTTTCACCTGTCGTTTCAGAAATTGAAACAGCGCGAGGAGGGGACGGATGCCGGGCGCTCACCATGCGGCTGGCGCCCTGTTGCGCCAGCTCCGATGCCGGCGCGGTCTCACGCTGCGTCAGGCGGCCGGGCTGCTCTCGAGTTCGCCAGGGGCGCTGTCGCGCAAAGAACGCGGCATTGACGCCGTCGGACGTCACGACGTGATCGCCGCTATCACCGCCTACCAGTTGAGCCCCTGGGAGGCGTATGATCTCTGGCTCCTCGCCGGGTATCTGCCGGAACCGGCCCATTCTCCGGCGCGCCTGGGCGATGTCCGCGCCTTCGCCCAGCCGCTCCTGCTCCGGATGACGTTCCCGGCCTTTATCGTGGATGCGCTCGGGTATCTGCTGGCGTGGAACGCGGGGTTCGAGGCGATCTGGCAGCCGAGTCAGGCCGGGCCAGGGCGCATCCATATGGTCGGCGCGCTGTTCGCGCCGCGCCAGCGCGCCCGGCTGGACACGCTGTGGGAAGCGTATGTGCTCCAGGCGCTGCAGGTGTTTTACCGGCGCACCCGCCTCATCGCGCACGATCCAGCGTTCCTCGCGCTGCTGGCGGATATCCAGGCGCAGTACGCCGAATTTGAGCCGCTCTGGAAAGAAGCCCAACATCGCGCCATCGGCGTGGCGTCCGTGCCGCTCATCGAGCGCACGGTGGTTATCGTGCCGCACGACAGCCCTGCAGGGTCAATCGAGTATCTGGCGCTCCAGAGCGTTGTGCAGCTCCCGCAACCGTATGAACTATTCGTCTATGTGCCGTTTGGTCAGGAGAGCGAGCGGCGCTATGATCACTTTCGCGCGTTGATGGGACCGCAGCGCGTCTATTTCGCCGAGGCTGCTGAGAGGCTTGAGCAGACCACATCACGGGAACGGACGCATGAGCTGTGAAACTGTCCGTTGCGGCAGCTTTTCTCGAAACGGTTAACGCGAAGACGCAAAGCGCCGCAATCGCTGTTCCAGCACGCCGCCATCCCCGCTTGCGCGCTGTCGCCTGAGCGTGATACAACTGGCGTTATCTGTTCGTCATCGCAGCAGCGGCGGCCACAGCAGACATTGACGTCCGGCAGGGTGTGCCTCGACTGTGGTCTCGCACGCGTATGAGGCAGCGGCGGCCACAGCAGACATTGACGTCCGGCAGGGGCGTGCGTCAGATTGACGCAGTTTCGTCGCGGGGGTTTCTCTATCTCCTGGTCGGTGGAGGGATCGCCGACAGCTCCGCTGCCGTTCTGAGGAAGGGCGAGGAAACGGGGTTTTCCCACATCCCGGCCTTCTCAGGTGTAGGTTTTTCCGGCGCCTCCTCGCGTCACATGCGCCATCCGAGGCATTGGGACGCCCAACTTCCCCCTCTCCACCGTAGGTGGAGAGGGGGGCAGGGGGGTGAGGATCGGAAGCGCATTGGAATGCCGAAAACCCCTGCTCGCCCGAAAAACCCTACACCTGAGAGACTTCCCGGCCCCCCGGGAAACAGACTGTCACGCAACCCTCCGGGTTGCGCGATCATCACAAGGAACAGCAATGCAAACACCACCCAGAGAGCAGGCCGACGCCCTGATTGTCCAGGGGCGCGCGTTGTTGGAGCAGGGGGACCTGGCCCGGGCCACCGACCTGTTGAACCAGGCGGTGCGCCTCTACTGGGCCGCGGGTGAACAGTACGCCGCCGCGGCGCAGATCGGCAACTACGGGTGGGCCCTGCGCCGCAAAGGGCGCCCGGACCTGGCGCGCCCCTACCTGGAGCAGGCCGCCGCCCTGTTCGAGCAGCTCGGTCTGCAGGACTTCGCCGAGCGCCACCGCTTCGCCGCCGAGGACGTCAATCCCGGGGTCACCGAAGAGTTGCTGACCAGCCTGCCGCCCGCAGTGCGCGGGGCGCTGGAGCGGGGCGACGGCGCGGGCCTGCAGGTCGCCCTCGACGCCCTGCCGTTCGCCGAGCGCAACCTGGTGCTTGAGCGGCTCACCGCCGCCGGCGTGATTGCCCCGCTTGACGGCGATGACGCTGACAGTCGCGAGGAGGCGCTGCGGCAGTTCGAGCCGCTGCTTCAGGGCATCGCCGCAGTGGCCCGCGGCGACGTTGGCGAACGAGCCGAGGTGGAACTGGCGCTGCGCGACATCGAGCGTAAGGGCTGGCGCCTGCGCCGGGCCGCCGAGCGGATCTGGGCCGGCGAACGAAGCCTGGACCGGCTCAGCGAGGACCTGGACAACCTGGATCGCGCCCTGGTCGAGCGCGTTCTCGCCATCCTCGATGAGGGCCAGGTCGCGCCGCCACGCCCTTTCGGGTGACAGGGGAGTTTTCTGGGAGGTCTTCCCCCTCCCATCGCGCGTGGCGCGAGTTCAGGCTTCCAGAAAAAACCCCCGCAGTTCCGCGCAGGTCTCCTCGGGCGCCTCTTCGGCCAGGTAGTGGCCGCAGGGCAACCCGCGACCCCGCACATCGGTCGCGCGCTCGCGCCAGATGCCCAGGACATCGTACTTCTTCCCAACAAAACCGTTCACTCCCCACAGCACCAGCAAGGGGCAGGCGAGCCTGCGTTGCAGGTCGGCAGCGTCGTGAACCAGGTCAATGCTCGCCGCGGCGCGGTAGTCCTCGCAGGTGGCGTGGATGGTGGCCGGGTCGCGGAAGCAGCGCAGGTATTCGGCCAGCGCCGCTTCGGTGAACGCGCCCGGATTGCGCGACCAGCGGGCGATCTTGGCGCGCAGGTAGTACTCCGGGTCGGCGCCGATCAGCCGCTCCGGCAGATCGTAAGGCTGGCTGAGGAAGAACCAGTGGTAGTAGGCGTCCCCGAACTCCTTATCGGCGGTGGCAAACATCGTGGAGGTGGGGACAATATCGAGCACGGCGGCGCGGGTGACCCGTTCGGGGTAATCGAGACACAGGCGGTGGGTCACGCGGGCGCCGCGGTCATGGCCGGCCACGGCGAAGCGCTCGAAACCCAGCGCGGTCATCAATTCCGCCACGTCGCGGGCCATGGCGCGTTTGCTGTAGGTCACGTGCTCAGGGTCGCCGGGAGGCTTGTCGCTATCCCCATAGCCGCGCAGATCAGGCGCGATCACCGTAAAATCGGCAGCCAGAGAGGGAGCGATCTTGTGCCACATGGCGTGGGTCTGCGGATAGCCGTGGAGCAGGAGCAGGGGCGGTCCGCCGCCTCCCAGGGCCACGTTGAGGGTAACTTCGGGCACGCGGATGCGCTCCGCGCGGAAATTTGCGAGAATGGTCATCTGTTTACCTTTACGCATTGACTCGTAGCATATATTGTAAGTATAATTCCGGTCATCACCCCGTGGCGCATCTGGGGAGTTACACGAATGGTCTGAGATGAGGGTTTCTGGGAGGGCTTCGCCCTCCCGGACCCTCCCGTTCCAGCGCGTGCCCTATGGGCAACCTCATCGATGCAGTGGATGCGAGGTGCAGCGCGCCCCGACCCTCGCGGGCGGGCAGGCGCCCCGGTGGGCAACATCATCGGCGTGGTGGGCACACGGCGCGACCCTCCCGGATCCTTCCGCTCCAAAACCCGACGGATGCGCCTCCGGTTTCCCCGGCGTAGATCATCTGCTCGCATCCCACAACGTGTGTGGCGATGCGCCGTTATCTCGGTGTCCGCTCCAGGAAGCTCAAGGAGGAAACAAGGTGGTTTCATCGTTCAGAGTCCTGCTGCTGGCCACGCTTGTCGTGCTGGTCGCCGGATGCGGCGGCGCCGCGCCTGCCACCCCGCCC is a genomic window of Chloroflexaceae bacterium containing:
- a CDS encoding alpha/beta fold hydrolase gives rise to the protein MRRSAVCAAILLLVLVLTAFATPSPLPAGAPTAAAAPAATESDEPPATALQHIVTTQTISFVQIEAGANHTCGLTNAGLVYCWGANRADQLGDGTATNRLTPVAVSGVNGAVAIAAGDAHTCALLSDGTARCWGANYYGQLGDGTTTNRLTPVAVSGLSSAVAITAGNNHTCALLNDGTARCWGDNDYGQLGDGTTTDRWTPMAVSGLSGAVAITAGGSHTCAPLGDGTARCWGRNDSGQLGDGTATNRLTPAAVSGLSGTVALAAGGAHTCALLRNGAARCWGSNLSGQLGDGVTIYYRPTPAAVSGLSGAVAITAGSIHTCAVLGDGTTLCWGANEYGQLGDGTTSGRLTPVAVSGLSGAVAIAAGGEHTCALLNDGAARCWGYNSFGQLGNGASDRRLTPVAVSGLNGAVAIVAGERHTCALLRDDTARCWGRNDSGQLGDITTTDRPMPVAVNGLNSAVAIAAGWDHTCALLRDGTARCWGANDYGQLGDGTTIYYRLTPVAVSELSGAVAIAAGGAHTCAVLTDGTARCWGYNWEGQLGDGTTTNRLTPVAVSGLSGAVAITAGRRHTCALLGDGTARCWGANDYGQLGNGTTGSRPTPVAVSGLSGAVTITAGEYHTCALLRDGTARCWGSNWEGQLGDGGDRWVLPQTPVAVSGLSGAIAIAAGNRHTCAVLTDGTARCWGANWYGQLGDGTTTDYRTPVTVSGLSDAAAITAGEYHTCALLRDGTARCWGVNWEGQLGDGSAGYSSVPVTVVGSGGGVVTPCARFVADVNYPDGTAVNPGQVFAKRWRLQNCGTTSWSGYQAERISGDYGPATFPISGAAGATVEVGATFTAPATPGTYRATYRLRGPNGLFGDPFWVEVVVRGEGVSWRPLIFIPGIMGSRLYHTTSQRELWVAEMPRDPSSTRNLIENIHAPDIIATYMTGSPMNPYQSLHTYLTETAGYKEYPPDFTRTPLERCQQARSERQTDITLFVFAYDWRQNNDVNIANLSQFITCIKELTGAEKVDILAHSMGGLIARRYIAQFPNPLVATLVSIGSPWLGAPKTIYTLETGHIFDDIPLWKQRLALRGIAQASPAVAQLLPSEH
- a CDS encoding helix-turn-helix transcriptional regulator, whose amino-acid sequence is MPGAHHAAGALLRQLRCRRGLTLRQAAGLLSSSPGALSRKERGIDAVGRHDVIAAITAYQLSPWEAYDLWLLAGYLPEPAHSPARLGDVRAFAQPLLLRMTFPAFIVDALGYLLAWNAGFEAIWQPSQAGPGRIHMVGALFAPRQRARLDTLWEAYVLQALQVFYRRTRLIAHDPAFLALLADIQAQYAEFEPLWKEAQHRAIGVASVPLIERTVVIVPHDSPAGSIEYLALQSVVQLPQPYELFVYVPFGQESERRYDHFRALMGPQRVYFAEAAERLEQTTSRERTHEL
- a CDS encoding tetratricopeptide repeat protein, encoding MQTPPREQADALIVQGRALLEQGDLARATDLLNQAVRLYWAAGEQYAAAAQIGNYGWALRRKGRPDLARPYLEQAAALFEQLGLQDFAERHRFAAEDVNPGVTEELLTSLPPAVRGALERGDGAGLQVALDALPFAERNLVLERLTAAGVIAPLDGDDADSREEALRQFEPLLQGIAAVARGDVGERAEVELALRDIERKGWRLRRAAERIWAGERSLDRLSEDLDNLDRALVERVLAILDEGQVAPPRPFG
- a CDS encoding alpha/beta hydrolase; translation: MTILANFRAERIRVPEVTLNVALGGGGPPLLLLHGYPQTHAMWHKIAPSLAADFTVIAPDLRGYGDSDKPPGDPEHVTYSKRAMARDVAELMTALGFERFAVAGHDRGARVTHRLCLDYPERVTRAAVLDIVPTSTMFATADKEFGDAYYHWFFLSQPYDLPERLIGADPEYYLRAKIARWSRNPGAFTEAALAEYLRCFRDPATIHATCEDYRAAASIDLVHDAADLQRRLACPLLVLWGVNGFVGKKYDVLGIWRERATDVRGRGLPCGHYLAEEAPEETCAELRGFFLEA